Proteins from a genomic interval of Phocoena phocoena chromosome 20, mPhoPho1.1, whole genome shotgun sequence:
- the FBL gene encoding rRNA 2'-O-methyltransferase fibrillarin isoform X1 codes for MKPGFSPRGGGFSGRGGFGDRGGRGGGRGGFGGGRGGFGGGRGGFGEGRGRGGGFRGRGRGGGGRGDGGGFPWAWGVGREAWWGGGFQSGGSRGRGRGGKKGNQSGKNVMVEPHRHEGVFICRGKEDALVTKNLVPGESVYGEKRVSISEGDDKIEYRAWNPFRSKLAAAILGGVDQIHIKPGAKVLYLGAASGTTVSHVSDIVGPDGLVYAVEFSHRSGRDLINLAKKRTNIIPVIEDARHPHKYRMLIAMVDVIFADVAQPDQTRIVALNAHTFLRNGGHFVISIKANCIDSTASAEAVFASEVKKMQQENMKPQEQLTLEPYERDHAVVVGVYRPPPKVKN; via the exons ATGAAGCCAG GTTTCAGCCCCCGTGGGGGCGGCTTCAGTGGCCGAGGTGGCTTTGGTGACCGTGGCGGTCGCGGCGGAGGCCGTGGAGGCTTTGGCGGAGGCCGTGGAGGCTTTGGCGGAGGCCGTGGAGGCTTTGGCGAGGGCCGAGGCCGAGGCGGAGGCTTTAGGGGCCGTGGgcgaggagggggaggaagaggtgaTGGAGGGGGCTTTCCCTGGgcttggggagtggggagggaagcaTGGTGGG GTGGCGGGTTCCAGTCTGGTGGCAGCCGGGGTCGTGGtcggggaggaaaaaaaggaaaccagtCGGGGAAGAATGTGATGGTCGAGCCTCATCGGCATGAAG GTGTATTCATTTGTCGAGGAAAGGAAGATGCACTGGTCACCAAGAATCTGGTCCCTGGAGAATCGGTTTACGGAGAGAAGAGAGTCTCGATTTCG GAGGGAGATGACAAAATCGAGTACCGCGCCTGGAACCCCTTCCGTTCCAAGCTGGCGGCAGCAATCCTGGGCGGCGTGGACCAGATCCACATCAAGCCAGGGGCCAAGGTGCTCTACCTTGGGGCTGCCTCGGGCACCACCGTCTCTCACGTCTCTGATATCGTAGGCCCG GACGGTCTGGTCTATGCAGTTGAATTCTCCCACCGTTCTGGCCGTGACCTCATTAACTTGGCCAAGAAGAGGACCAACATTATTCCCGTCATTGAAGATGCTCGGCACCCGCACAAATACCGCATGCTCATCG CAATGGTGGATGTGATTTTTGCTGACGTGGCCCAGCCAGACCAGACGCGGATTGTAGCCCTGAATGCCCACACCTTCCTGCGTAATGGAGGACACTTTGTGATTTCCATTAAG GCCAACTGCATTGACTCCACAGCCTCTGCAGAGGCCGTATTTGCCTCTGAAGTGAAAAAGATGCAGCAGGAAAACATGAAGCCCCAGGAGCAGTTGACGCTAGAGCCATACGAAAGAGACCACGCTGTGGTCGTGGGTGTGTACAG GCCACCCCCCAAGGTGAAGAACTGA
- the FBL gene encoding rRNA 2'-O-methyltransferase fibrillarin isoform X2, producing the protein MKPGFSPRGGGFSGRGGFGDRGGRGGGRGGFGGGRGGFGGGRGGFGEGRGRGGGFRGRGRGGGGRGGGFQSGGSRGRGRGGKKGNQSGKNVMVEPHRHEGVFICRGKEDALVTKNLVPGESVYGEKRVSISEGDDKIEYRAWNPFRSKLAAAILGGVDQIHIKPGAKVLYLGAASGTTVSHVSDIVGPDGLVYAVEFSHRSGRDLINLAKKRTNIIPVIEDARHPHKYRMLIAMVDVIFADVAQPDQTRIVALNAHTFLRNGGHFVISIKANCIDSTASAEAVFASEVKKMQQENMKPQEQLTLEPYERDHAVVVGVYRPPPKVKN; encoded by the exons ATGAAGCCAG GTTTCAGCCCCCGTGGGGGCGGCTTCAGTGGCCGAGGTGGCTTTGGTGACCGTGGCGGTCGCGGCGGAGGCCGTGGAGGCTTTGGCGGAGGCCGTGGAGGCTTTGGCGGAGGCCGTGGAGGCTTTGGCGAGGGCCGAGGCCGAGGCGGAGGCTTTAGGGGCCGTGGgcgaggagggggaggaagag GTGGCGGGTTCCAGTCTGGTGGCAGCCGGGGTCGTGGtcggggaggaaaaaaaggaaaccagtCGGGGAAGAATGTGATGGTCGAGCCTCATCGGCATGAAG GTGTATTCATTTGTCGAGGAAAGGAAGATGCACTGGTCACCAAGAATCTGGTCCCTGGAGAATCGGTTTACGGAGAGAAGAGAGTCTCGATTTCG GAGGGAGATGACAAAATCGAGTACCGCGCCTGGAACCCCTTCCGTTCCAAGCTGGCGGCAGCAATCCTGGGCGGCGTGGACCAGATCCACATCAAGCCAGGGGCCAAGGTGCTCTACCTTGGGGCTGCCTCGGGCACCACCGTCTCTCACGTCTCTGATATCGTAGGCCCG GACGGTCTGGTCTATGCAGTTGAATTCTCCCACCGTTCTGGCCGTGACCTCATTAACTTGGCCAAGAAGAGGACCAACATTATTCCCGTCATTGAAGATGCTCGGCACCCGCACAAATACCGCATGCTCATCG CAATGGTGGATGTGATTTTTGCTGACGTGGCCCAGCCAGACCAGACGCGGATTGTAGCCCTGAATGCCCACACCTTCCTGCGTAATGGAGGACACTTTGTGATTTCCATTAAG GCCAACTGCATTGACTCCACAGCCTCTGCAGAGGCCGTATTTGCCTCTGAAGTGAAAAAGATGCAGCAGGAAAACATGAAGCCCCAGGAGCAGTTGACGCTAGAGCCATACGAAAGAGACCACGCTGTGGTCGTGGGTGTGTACAG GCCACCCCCCAAGGTGAAGAACTGA